One Candidatus Zixiibacteriota bacterium genomic window, AGCTGATACTATGAAATAGGGGTCTTGCTTAAGATTTTTTAGCGAAGGCACTCCTGATTCGTCTAAATAGACATTGATTTTGGTTGGTCTAGTCGCGACTTTAGTATATACAGGATCGGCAAATAAGCCCATTTTTCGGGCTATGCCTAACAGAATTCTCAAGTGCTTTTGTTCAGCCCTTATGCGTGACTGATAGAATTCTATTGTTGTTGCGGCATCTTCTCCACTTTCAATGAGAAACACCCCCCTGCGACACGTTCCGACAAATATCTTTCCTTCCTGTCTCAGTGGTACAATTATGTTGTGTTGAAACGAGCCTTTTTTATAGACATGCTCGAATTGGGTGTTTCTCATAATGCTCAGAATGGATCTAGCATTACGATGCCCGATACAATTTTCGATCAGAAAATCTACAAATTTACGTTTGTCGGCTCCATGCTTGTCTGTATTGTCAGGTTGCCATGATTTTGCTTGTGAAAGTAAATTCTTTTTCATCATGCTTGAGTTATAACCTCCTAAAGAACCTTAATTGGACGCACCTATTCCCCCCCCTCGCCTCGGCCTGCCGCAGAATCGAGGGGGAATTTCGACCTGCCTCAATATCACTTTCCTGCAAGATTATTTATCCAATTGACACTGCCTCGTATTTCCCCTTAATTATTCACCAAAGAAACTCAAAAATCAAGATGGAGAATAGTTCATGCTCGACCAAGTCAAAGAACTCTGGCCGGAATTAAACTGGATAAAAGACGAAAAACTGCGGGCTCAGACCGCCGATACCTGGGCGCTGGCCCTTTCC contains:
- a CDS encoding DUF3800 domain-containing protein translates to MMKKNLLSQAKSWQPDNTDKHGADKRKFVDFLIENCIGHRNARSILSIMRNTQFEHVYKKGSFQHNIIVPLRQEGKIFVGTCRRGVFLIESGEDAATTIEFYQSRIRAEQKHLRILLGIARKMGLFADPVYTKVATRPTKINVYLDESGVPSLKNLKQDPYFIVSAILVDNAKVEREISRKFRRIKEDLQLRPDSELKASRLSTNQIEYCLKELASVEYEFAAVCFVKVNLKSKGFTYPKSFYKYAFRFVVERILLTSGAANLFFDEY